From Carboxydocella sporoproducens DSM 16521, a single genomic window includes:
- a CDS encoding glycosyltransferase family 2 protein: MGCSAIIPAYNEAKTIAPVVKTTRNHALVDEVIVVCDGCQDQTAILAEQAGAKVIELPYNQGKGAALLVGARAALHSVLLFLDADLIGLRDEHITNLLNPILNGQAEMTVGIFSGGRLTTDLAQKITPSLSGQRALLRDLITPYDELASTRYGVEVFINSLAREKGWKVLEVELFDLTHRMKEEKFGLVKGMQARMKMYWEIAKSLTGW; this comes from the coding sequence ATGGGATGCTCTGCCATAATCCCGGCTTATAATGAAGCAAAAACTATCGCGCCAGTGGTGAAAACAACCAGGAATCATGCTCTGGTAGATGAAGTGATCGTTGTTTGCGATGGCTGTCAGGACCAAACCGCCATCCTTGCTGAGCAAGCAGGAGCAAAAGTGATCGAACTACCTTACAATCAAGGCAAGGGAGCAGCTCTGCTAGTTGGCGCCAGAGCTGCTCTTCATTCCGTTCTGCTGTTTCTTGATGCTGATCTGATCGGTCTTAGAGATGAACATATCACCAATCTTTTGAATCCAATTCTAAATGGACAAGCTGAAATGACAGTAGGTATATTTAGCGGGGGTAGGTTAACCACTGACCTGGCGCAAAAAATTACCCCCAGTTTGTCCGGACAAAGGGCCCTTTTACGGGACTTAATTACCCCCTATGATGAACTGGCCAGCACCCGCTACGGGGTAGAAGTTTTTATTAACAGTCTGGCCCGGGAGAAAGGTTGGAAAGTGCTGGAGGTAGAACTTTTTGATCTTACCCATCGAATGAAAGAAGAAAAGTTTGGCCTGGTTAAAGGGATGCAGGCCAGAATGAAAATGTACTGGGAAATTGCTAAATCCTTAACAGGGTGGTAA
- a CDS encoding proline--tRNA ligase → MRASQLLAPTLRETPAEAEVISHQLLLRAGFIRKAAAGVYTYLPLAQRVLHKIMQIVREEMNRAGGQEITMPIIQPAELWLESGRWHVYGDELFRLKDRHGREFALGPTHEEIITDLVRNEVHSYKQLPLLLYQIANKYRDERRPRFGLMRGREFIMKDLYSFDKDEVGMQISYQKMFDAYTRIFTRLGLKFRPVEADAGAIGGSSTHEFMVLADAGEATIVYCDTCTYAANVEKAESRLIAREKQEAQPLEKIATPEQKTIDEVAAFLGIAPEQTIKTLIYHTEKGLVAAVLRGDRQVNEIKLQNLVDTLQLHLASDEEVVEKIGVAPGSIGPVGLKGKVWQVIADPEVVQQNNLVCGANEDGYHLKNVNYDRDYAVDLVADIRMVEAGEHCPRCEEGKLLTAKGIEVGQVFQLGTKYSKALNAVFLDENGKQKEMVMGCYGIGITRTMAAAIEQNHDENGIIWPLAIAPYHVVVIPVSEKDQQQREAAEKIYSQLTQLGIETVIDDRVERAGVKFKDADLIGYPYRLTVGKTLAEGKVELKERRTGNTRVLDVEEAAQVIANLVKEELARY, encoded by the coding sequence TTGAGAGCATCCCAGTTATTAGCACCCACTTTGAGAGAGACTCCGGCTGAAGCCGAAGTTATCAGTCATCAGCTGCTGCTCAGAGCGGGATTTATCCGCAAAGCTGCCGCTGGTGTTTATACATATTTGCCTCTGGCACAGCGGGTTTTGCATAAGATAATGCAAATCGTCCGCGAAGAAATGAATCGGGCCGGGGGCCAGGAAATTACCATGCCCATCATCCAGCCTGCAGAGCTCTGGCTGGAATCAGGGCGCTGGCATGTTTATGGTGACGAGCTCTTCCGTTTAAAAGACAGGCACGGTCGCGAATTCGCCCTTGGACCAACCCATGAAGAAATCATTACTGACCTGGTGCGCAATGAAGTGCATTCCTATAAACAGCTGCCCCTGTTGCTCTATCAGATTGCCAACAAATACCGGGATGAGCGCCGGCCACGGTTTGGACTGATGCGAGGGCGCGAGTTTATCATGAAGGATCTTTATTCCTTTGATAAAGATGAAGTAGGCATGCAAATCAGCTATCAAAAAATGTTTGATGCCTACACCCGGATTTTTACCAGGCTGGGCCTCAAATTCAGGCCAGTAGAGGCCGATGCAGGTGCCATTGGGGGCAGCAGTACCCATGAGTTTATGGTACTTGCTGATGCGGGTGAAGCTACCATTGTGTACTGTGATACCTGTACCTATGCTGCCAATGTGGAAAAGGCTGAGTCCAGATTGATTGCCAGGGAAAAACAGGAAGCCCAGCCTTTAGAGAAAATCGCCACTCCGGAACAAAAGACCATTGATGAGGTAGCGGCCTTTCTGGGAATAGCTCCTGAACAGACTATTAAAACCCTGATCTATCATACTGAAAAAGGTCTGGTAGCTGCTGTGCTGCGAGGAGACAGACAGGTTAATGAAATCAAGCTGCAAAACCTGGTTGATACTTTGCAATTGCATCTGGCCAGTGATGAAGAAGTAGTAGAAAAGATCGGTGTAGCTCCTGGTTCAATCGGACCGGTGGGTCTAAAAGGCAAGGTATGGCAGGTCATTGCGGACCCGGAAGTAGTCCAGCAGAACAACCTGGTTTGTGGAGCCAATGAAGACGGCTATCACTTAAAAAACGTTAATTATGACCGGGATTATGCAGTTGACCTGGTTGCAGATATAAGGATGGTTGAGGCAGGAGAACATTGCCCGCGCTGTGAAGAAGGCAAATTGCTGACAGCAAAAGGTATTGAAGTTGGACAAGTATTCCAGTTAGGGACAAAATACAGTAAAGCTCTGAATGCTGTTTTTCTGGATGAAAATGGCAAACAAAAAGAAATGGTAATGGGTTGCTATGGTATCGGTATTACCAGGACAATGGCAGCTGCTATTGAACAAAACCATGACGAAAATGGGATCATCTGGCCGTTGGCCATAGCTCCCTATCATGTGGTGGTTATACCTGTATCCGAAAAAGATCAGCAACAGCGGGAAGCAGCGGAAAAAATCTATAGTCAGTTAACTCAGCTGGGGATTGAAACTGTAATTGATGATAGGGTTGAAAGGGCCGGCGTCAAGTTCAAGGATGCAGACCTGATTGGTTACCCCTATCGCCTTACTGTAGGCAAAACCCTGGCCGAGGGTAAAGTAGAGCTCAAGGAACGGAGAACAGGTAACACCCGGGTACTCGATGTAGAGGAAGCTGCACAGGTGATTGCTAATCTGGTCAAAGAAGAATTAGCCAGATACTAA
- a CDS encoding PolC-type DNA polymerase III, which translates to MRRIDFGQLAEESRLSPESCALLAEAEIIKVEISQKQGLWLVHLKIGGLLPLEELNILEQGLGNKLILPAKLKLLLYCPASDLSQQSVQLKSYLLEAVGEKSEVCRKWLEMSEVEIEAGRILISMPNLLGVQVLKDKKIPELIREYCLKHFEFSPEVLLDIGHQPSLEEDLPDVQTILTQRIEAIAKEEKTDKEQENKEQRKEEKESPVLKGKPITATPVLIKDVLEEERNVVIQGQIFNIERKELKSGRTVTTFAISDLTDSILVKFFSEKKDEEQENSWLKEGKWLKVRGPVQYDPFCRELVVMAYDINIAEGIPERQDQATEKRIELHAHTKMSAMDGVASAADLVKTAARWGHAAIAITDHGVVQAFPEAAEAAGKYGIKVIYGLEGYLIDDGQPILIGEVNGPIAESDYVIFDLETTGLSPLTNDIIEIGAVKIRAGQIQDRFHCFLKPSRPISEEISQLTGITNEMLAEALEPEQGLQDFLNFIRGAVLVAHNATFDAGFIRVKIEQYFSEKLTNPLLDTLSLARCLLTMKNYKLDQLARHFEVDLEQHHRADCDAEATALIFLKLLELVREKGINEIQEINSLIKNINLDSLKSYHIILLAQNKTGLKNLYKLVTLSHLHYYHRHPRIPKSQLIKHREGLIIGSACEAGELYRALLDGTSQEKLEEIATFYDYLEIQPLGNNQFLLKENAVKNLEELQRLNQEIVRLGEKLQIPVVATGDVHFLNPEDEVYRRILMAGKGFTDADDQAPLYFKTTEEMLEEFAYLGEEKAREVVIENPQKIAESVEVFKPIPDEFYPPVLEGAEEQIINMTYETAKRIYGDPLPEIVQARIDKELNSIINNGFAVLYLIAHKLVRKSNDDGYLVGSRGSVGSSFVATMTGITEVNPLPPHYVCPQCKKSEFILDGSVGSGADMPDKNCPDCGCKYKKDGHDIPFEVFLGFKGDKVPDIDLNFSGEYQPRAHKYTEELFGQGNVFRAGTIGTIAEKTAFGFVKKYFEERRIPKRNPELLRLVKGCTGVKRTTGQHPGGVMVVPRDCDVHDFTPLQYPADDKKSGVITTHFDYHSISSRLVKLDILGHDDPTVIKMLEDLTGVDAKTIPLDEPKVLSLFSSTEALGVTPEQIRSNVGTYGIPEFGTKFVRQMLEDTKPKTFSELVRISGFSHGTDVWLNNAQDLIKNGICQLGEAISARDDIMIYLIYKGLEPSRAFKIMEGVRKGKGVKPEDEEEMRKHNVPEWYIESCKKIKYMFPKAHAVAYVMMAFRIAYFKVYYPEAFYATYFTVRADEFDAELICQGPEVVRKTIEEIEAKGSDATQKEKNLQTILELALEMYMRGIKMRRISLEESEAKKFIITPEGLLPPFAGLQGVGEAAAQNIVEARREAPFVSIEDLRTRARLTKTVIEVLDRHGCLRGLPATSQLQLFTMA; encoded by the coding sequence ATGCGCAGAATAGATTTCGGGCAACTGGCAGAGGAATCGCGCCTTTCTCCGGAAAGCTGTGCGCTGCTGGCAGAAGCAGAGATAATCAAAGTGGAAATCAGCCAGAAACAGGGGTTGTGGCTGGTTCACTTGAAAATCGGCGGGCTTCTGCCTCTGGAGGAATTAAACATACTGGAACAGGGGCTGGGGAATAAACTGATTCTGCCCGCTAAACTGAAGCTATTGTTATATTGTCCAGCCTCGGATTTGAGCCAGCAGTCAGTCCAGTTAAAGTCTTATCTGCTTGAGGCTGTAGGCGAAAAATCAGAAGTTTGCCGCAAGTGGCTGGAAATGTCGGAAGTGGAAATTGAGGCCGGACGTATTCTGATTTCAATGCCTAACCTGCTGGGAGTTCAGGTATTAAAGGACAAGAAGATTCCCGAACTAATCAGGGAATATTGCCTGAAACATTTTGAGTTTAGTCCGGAGGTGCTTCTGGATATCGGTCACCAGCCGAGCTTAGAGGAAGACCTGCCGGATGTGCAGACCATTTTGACTCAAAGGATTGAAGCAATAGCAAAAGAGGAAAAAACTGATAAGGAGCAGGAAAATAAAGAGCAAAGAAAAGAAGAGAAGGAAAGTCCTGTTTTAAAAGGCAAGCCTATTACCGCTACTCCTGTCCTGATTAAGGACGTTCTGGAAGAAGAACGGAATGTGGTTATCCAGGGGCAAATCTTCAATATTGAACGCAAGGAATTAAAATCCGGTCGGACTGTGACAACTTTTGCCATATCAGATCTTACCGATTCCATTCTGGTCAAGTTTTTCAGCGAGAAAAAGGATGAGGAACAGGAGAATTCCTGGCTAAAAGAAGGTAAATGGCTGAAAGTACGGGGACCAGTGCAATATGACCCTTTTTGCCGGGAACTGGTGGTAATGGCCTATGATATTAACATTGCCGAAGGGATACCTGAACGACAGGACCAGGCGACTGAAAAAAGGATTGAGCTCCATGCCCATACCAAGATGAGTGCGATGGATGGAGTGGCCAGTGCTGCGGATTTGGTTAAAACCGCTGCCCGGTGGGGACATGCGGCAATAGCCATTACCGATCATGGCGTAGTACAGGCTTTCCCGGAAGCGGCTGAAGCTGCGGGGAAGTATGGCATTAAAGTTATCTATGGCCTGGAAGGTTATTTAATCGATGATGGTCAGCCGATTCTGATCGGTGAAGTTAATGGACCAATTGCCGAATCGGATTATGTTATTTTTGACCTGGAAACAACAGGACTTAGTCCCTTAACCAATGATATTATTGAAATCGGTGCCGTAAAAATAAGGGCTGGACAAATTCAAGACAGATTCCACTGTTTTCTCAAGCCATCCCGGCCAATTAGTGAAGAAATTAGCCAATTAACAGGTATTACTAATGAAATGCTTGCTGAGGCTCTGGAGCCAGAACAAGGGTTGCAGGATTTTCTTAACTTCATTCGAGGGGCTGTTCTGGTGGCTCACAATGCCACTTTTGATGCTGGTTTTATCCGGGTGAAAATTGAACAGTATTTCAGCGAAAAATTGACTAACCCCCTCCTGGATACTTTATCGCTAGCTCGCTGCTTACTGACAATGAAAAATTATAAACTAGATCAGCTGGCCCGTCACTTTGAAGTAGACCTGGAACAGCATCATCGTGCCGATTGTGATGCTGAGGCTACTGCCCTGATTTTTCTTAAACTGCTGGAACTGGTAAGGGAAAAAGGCATAAATGAGATTCAGGAAATTAACAGTTTGATTAAAAACATCAATCTGGATAGTCTGAAATCTTACCATATTATTTTACTGGCCCAAAATAAGACTGGTCTCAAAAATCTGTACAAACTGGTTACCTTGTCCCACCTGCACTATTATCATCGTCATCCCCGCATTCCCAAAAGTCAGCTGATAAAACATCGTGAAGGCTTGATCATCGGCTCTGCCTGTGAAGCTGGAGAGCTTTACAGGGCTTTGCTCGACGGGACCAGTCAGGAAAAATTGGAAGAAATCGCCACATTTTATGATTACCTGGAGATTCAGCCCCTTGGCAACAATCAATTTTTATTGAAAGAAAATGCCGTCAAGAATTTAGAAGAGTTACAACGGCTGAACCAGGAAATTGTCAGGCTGGGGGAAAAGCTGCAGATTCCCGTTGTAGCTACTGGTGATGTGCATTTCCTCAATCCTGAGGATGAAGTTTATCGGCGAATATTAATGGCAGGCAAGGGCTTTACCGATGCTGATGACCAGGCACCACTCTATTTTAAAACTACCGAGGAGATGCTAGAGGAATTTGCCTATCTCGGGGAAGAGAAGGCGCGGGAAGTGGTAATTGAAAACCCGCAGAAAATAGCGGAATCGGTAGAAGTCTTTAAACCCATTCCGGATGAGTTTTATCCTCCCGTTCTAGAAGGTGCGGAGGAGCAAATTATCAACATGACGTATGAGACGGCAAAAAGAATTTATGGTGACCCCCTGCCGGAAATAGTACAGGCCAGGATAGATAAAGAACTGAATTCTATTATCAATAATGGTTTTGCGGTCTTATACTTAATTGCTCATAAACTGGTAAGAAAGTCCAATGATGATGGCTATCTGGTCGGTTCCCGGGGTTCTGTCGGTTCTTCCTTTGTGGCGACCATGACCGGGATTACGGAGGTTAACCCTTTACCCCCTCATTATGTTTGTCCGCAGTGTAAGAAAAGCGAATTTATCCTGGACGGGTCGGTAGGCTCTGGTGCGGACATGCCTGATAAGAACTGTCCTGACTGCGGTTGTAAATACAAAAAAGATGGCCATGATATACCCTTTGAAGTATTCCTGGGTTTCAAAGGCGACAAGGTACCTGATATTGATTTAAACTTTTCGGGTGAGTATCAGCCCCGGGCCCATAAATATACTGAGGAATTGTTCGGCCAGGGAAATGTCTTCCGTGCTGGTACTATCGGTACCATTGCCGAAAAAACCGCTTTCGGGTTTGTGAAAAAGTATTTTGAGGAACGCAGGATTCCCAAACGCAATCCAGAGCTGCTCCGCCTGGTCAAGGGCTGTACCGGTGTAAAGCGGACAACAGGCCAGCATCCAGGAGGGGTCATGGTAGTACCGCGGGATTGTGATGTTCACGATTTTACTCCTTTGCAGTATCCGGCCGATGATAAAAAATCCGGGGTGATTACCACTCATTTTGATTACCATTCCATCAGCAGCCGTCTGGTTAAACTGGATATTCTCGGACATGATGACCCGACGGTAATAAAAATGCTGGAGGATTTGACCGGAGTGGATGCCAAAACCATACCCCTGGATGAACCGAAAGTATTATCCCTTTTTTCCAGTACGGAGGCACTGGGGGTGACACCGGAACAAATTCGGAGTAATGTGGGCACTTACGGTATACCTGAATTCGGGACTAAATTTGTAAGACAGATGCTGGAAGATACCAAACCCAAAACTTTTTCAGAACTTGTGCGAATTTCCGGTTTTTCTCACGGAACCGATGTCTGGTTAAATAACGCCCAGGACTTAATCAAAAATGGCATCTGTCAGCTGGGAGAGGCCATTTCGGCCCGGGATGATATTATGATCTATCTGATCTATAAAGGACTGGAACCCAGCCGAGCTTTTAAAATTATGGAGGGCGTACGGAAAGGTAAAGGGGTAAAACCGGAAGATGAAGAAGAAATGCGCAAGCATAATGTGCCGGAGTGGTATATAGAATCCTGTAAGAAAATAAAATACATGTTCCCCAAGGCCCATGCGGTAGCCTATGTCATGATGGCGTTCCGGATAGCCTACTTTAAAGTCTATTATCCTGAAGCCTTTTACGCTACCTATTTCACCGTACGTGCCGATGAATTCGATGCGGAGCTCATTTGTCAGGGACCAGAGGTTGTACGTAAGACCATTGAAGAGATCGAGGCCAAAGGCTCTGACGCTACGCAGAAAGAAAAAAACCTGCAGACCATCTTAGAACTGGCTCTGGAAATGTATATGCGTGGAATCAAAATGCGCCGGATCAGCCTGGAAGAATCGGAGGCCAAGAAATTCATCATCACCCCGGAAGGATTACTGCCGCCTTTTGCTGGTTTACAGGGAGTAGGTGAAGCTGCAGCCCAGAATATTGTGGAGGCGCGGCGAGAAGCCCCCTTTGTGTCCATTGAGGATTTGCGGACCAGGGCCCGCCTGACCAAAACCGTCATCGAGGTGTTAGACCGGCATGGTTGTTTAAGAGGTTTGCCGGCTACCAGTCAGTTGCAGCTTTTTACTATGGCTTAA
- the ispG gene encoding flavodoxin-dependent (E)-4-hydroxy-3-methylbut-2-enyl-diphosphate synthase, whose product MFLASKKQIKIGNILIGGGAPVSVQSMTNTDTRDVETTLQQIEVLAREKCEIIRVAVPDEEAAQALKEICRRSPLPVIADIHFDYRLALKALAHGVAGLRINPGNIGSEDRVKEVVAAARERAVPIRIGVNAGSLEKDLLEKYGHPCAEALVESALRHVALLERFGYEEIKISLKTSRVPVLLAAYRLLAQKVPYPLHIGVTEAGTLFRGVIKSSVGLGILLSEGIGDTMRVSLTADPVYEVRTAWQILQSLNLRQAGPELVSCPTCGRCQVNLIKLAEEVDQILYQIDRPLKVAVMGCAVNGPGEAREADIGIAGGKGAGLLFKKGQVIRKVPEEQLLSALLEEIRRLD is encoded by the coding sequence TTGTTTTTGGCCAGTAAAAAACAGATTAAGATAGGGAATATATTAATCGGAGGCGGAGCGCCTGTATCTGTTCAGTCCATGACCAATACCGATACCAGGGATGTGGAGACTACCCTGCAGCAGATTGAGGTACTGGCCCGGGAAAAATGTGAAATTATTCGGGTGGCCGTACCTGATGAAGAAGCAGCTCAGGCACTCAAGGAAATCTGCCGCAGGTCTCCCTTGCCGGTGATTGCCGATATTCATTTTGATTATCGCCTGGCCTTAAAGGCTCTGGCCCATGGAGTTGCAGGCCTGCGCATTAATCCTGGCAATATCGGAAGTGAAGATCGGGTAAAAGAAGTTGTGGCAGCTGCCAGGGAGCGAGCAGTACCAATAAGAATCGGGGTTAATGCCGGCTCTCTGGAGAAGGACTTGCTGGAAAAATACGGCCATCCCTGTGCCGAAGCGCTGGTTGAAAGCGCTCTCAGGCATGTAGCATTACTGGAGCGATTTGGCTATGAGGAAATAAAAATTTCCCTGAAAACCTCCCGGGTTCCGGTTTTGCTGGCTGCTTACCGACTGCTGGCACAAAAAGTGCCTTATCCCTTGCATATAGGTGTTACAGAGGCTGGCACCTTGTTCCGTGGTGTGATAAAATCATCAGTAGGTCTGGGAATATTGCTGTCTGAAGGTATAGGTGATACAATGAGGGTCTCCCTGACCGCTGATCCCGTTTATGAGGTGAGAACTGCCTGGCAGATTTTGCAGAGTTTGAATCTGCGTCAGGCTGGCCCGGAGCTGGTTTCCTGTCCCACCTGTGGTCGTTGCCAGGTGAATTTAATTAAGCTGGCAGAAGAGGTTGATCAGATTCTTTACCAGATAGACCGGCCCCTGAAAGTAGCTGTTATGGGTTGTGCAGTTAACGGTCCCGGCGAAGCCAGGGAAGCTGATATTGGCATTGCCGGGGGCAAAGGAGCCGGATTATTATTCAAAAAGGGACAGGTTATCCGCAAGGTGCCGGAAGAACAGTTATTATCAGCTTTGTTAGAAGAAATAAGGAGGTTGGATTAG